One stretch of Dokdonia sp. Hel_I_53 DNA includes these proteins:
- a CDS encoding DUF3467 domain-containing protein, with the protein MADQKKEQNNQQGKINIELDEAMAQGTYSNLAIINHSVSEFVVDFVNIMPGTPKSKVKSRIILTPQHAKRLAKALAENVKRFENAHGAIKDYEKNPIPVNFGPTGQA; encoded by the coding sequence ATGGCAGATCAAAAAAAAGAACAAAATAATCAACAGGGAAAGATAAATATTGAACTAGATGAGGCAATGGCACAAGGAACTTATTCAAATCTTGCTATTATAAATCATTCAGTATCAGAATTTGTGGTGGATTTCGTGAATATCATGCCAGGAACCCCAAAAAGCAAAGTTAAAAGCCGCATTATTCTAACTCCTCAACATGCAAAAAGATTGGCTAAAGCACTGGCTGAAAATGTGAAACGTTTTGAGAACGCACACGGAGCTATTAAGGATTATGAAAAAAATCCTATCCCTGTAAACTTTGGGCCTACCGGTCAAGCATAA
- the rpoC gene encoding DNA-directed RNA polymerase subunit beta', with protein sequence MARNNNQVEQPKFNAISIGLASPESILGASKGEVLKPETINYRTHKPERDGLFCERIFGPVKDYECACGKYKRIRYKGIVCDRCGVEVTEKKVRRDRVGHISLVVPVAHIWYFRSLPNKIGYLLGLPSKKLDMIIYYERYVVIQPGIAKNEEGEELNKMDFLTEEEYLNILDSLPQENLYLDDEDPNKFIAKMGAECLIELLRRIDLNELSYELRHKANNETSKQRKTEALKRLQVVEALRDANKNRENLPEWMIMKVVPVIPPELRPLVPLDGGRFATSDLNDLYRRVIIRNNRLKRLMEIKAPEVILRNEKRMLQESVDSLFDNTRKSSAVKTDSNRPLKSLSDSLKGKQGRFRQNLLGKRVDYSARSVIVVGPELKLFECGLPKGMAAELYKPFVIRKLIERGIVKTVKSAKKIIDKKEPVVWDILENVLKGHPVLLNRAPTLHRLGIQAFQPKLIEGKAIQLHPLVCTAFNADFDGDQMAVHLPLGPEAILEAQLLMLASHNILNPANGAPVAVPSQDMVLGLYYMTKARKSTPEFHVKGEGITFYSAEEVNIAYNEKRVDINAIIKVRALDFNENKELVYQVIETTVGRVLFNEAVPKEAGYINEVLTKKSLRDIIGGILKVTSVPATAAFLDRIKTMGYGFAFRGGLSFSLGDIIIPAEKQSMIDEANEQVEGITGSYNMGLITNTERYNQVIDVWTSTNATLTELSMKRIREDQQGFNSVYMMLDSGARGSKEQIRQLTGMRGLMAKPKKSNDGGGAIIENPILSNFKEGLSILEYFISTHGARKGLADTALKTADAGYLTRRLVDVSQDVIINSTDCGTLRGVEVAALKKNEEVIEKLSARIVGRTSLNDVINPLTNEVIVEAGVEITDDLADLIGQAPIETVEVRSALTCEAKKGICVKCYGRNLATNKTVQMGEAVGVVAAQSIGEPGTQLTLRTFHVGGVAGGVSEDNSVTAKFDGKLEIEDLKTVMGEDNEGNPAEIVISRTSEAKVTDPKTGITLSTNTIPYGSQLFTKSGKVKAGEVICKWDPFNGVVISEFAGKIKFEDIDLGVTYRVETDEQTGFQEKVISESRDKKKIPTLIIEDSKGNALRSYNLPVGAHLMIDDGDKIKEGKILVKIPRKSAKAGDITGGLPRVTELFEARNPSNPAVVSEIDGVVSFGKIKRGNREIIVESKLGEVKKYLVKLSNQILVQENDYVRAGMPLSDGSVTPNDILNIKGPSAVQQYLVNEVQEVYRLQGVKINDKHFEVVVRQMMRKVRIQDPGDTIFLENQLVHKDDFIEENDGLYGKKVVEDAGDSETLKAGQLVTPRELRDENSLLRREDKNQVTAREVSQATASPVLQGITRASLQTKSFISAASFQETTKVLNEAAVAGKVDMLEGLKENVIVGHKIPAGTGMRRYDDILVGSKEDLENMMAEKQEVNYN encoded by the coding sequence ATGGCAAGAAATAATAATCAAGTAGAACAACCGAAGTTTAACGCAATTTCCATAGGTCTCGCATCTCCAGAATCAATCTTGGGAGCGTCTAAAGGAGAGGTGTTAAAGCCGGAAACGATAAACTATCGTACGCACAAACCTGAGCGTGATGGTTTATTTTGTGAGCGTATTTTTGGCCCTGTAAAGGACTATGAGTGTGCTTGTGGAAAATATAAAAGAATACGCTACAAAGGAATCGTTTGTGATCGATGTGGGGTAGAGGTGACAGAGAAGAAAGTGCGTCGTGACCGTGTAGGACACATCTCGCTTGTAGTGCCGGTAGCACACATTTGGTACTTCAGATCTTTACCAAATAAAATAGGATACTTACTAGGTCTTCCATCTAAGAAATTAGATATGATCATTTATTACGAGCGTTACGTGGTTATTCAACCAGGTATAGCAAAGAATGAAGAAGGTGAGGAGCTTAACAAAATGGATTTCCTTACAGAAGAAGAGTATTTAAATATTCTTGATAGTCTTCCACAGGAGAACCTATATCTTGATGACGAAGATCCAAACAAATTTATCGCCAAAATGGGTGCTGAATGTTTGATCGAACTTTTAAGAAGAATTGATCTAAACGAACTTTCTTACGAGCTACGTCACAAGGCAAACAACGAAACTTCTAAACAACGTAAAACGGAAGCACTTAAGCGTCTTCAAGTTGTTGAGGCGCTACGTGATGCAAACAAAAACCGTGAGAATCTTCCAGAATGGATGATTATGAAGGTTGTACCAGTAATTCCGCCAGAATTACGCCCATTGGTGCCACTAGATGGAGGACGTTTTGCAACTTCAGATTTAAATGATTTATACCGTCGTGTAATTATACGTAACAATCGTTTGAAGCGCTTGATGGAAATCAAAGCTCCAGAAGTAATTTTACGTAATGAAAAGCGTATGCTACAGGAATCTGTAGATTCACTTTTTGATAACACTCGTAAGTCATCGGCTGTAAAAACAGATTCAAACAGACCATTAAAGTCATTATCAGATTCACTTAAAGGTAAGCAAGGACGTTTTCGTCAAAACTTACTTGGTAAGCGTGTAGATTACTCTGCTCGTTCTGTAATTGTTGTAGGACCAGAACTTAAATTATTTGAGTGTGGTTTACCTAAAGGTATGGCAGCAGAGCTTTATAAGCCATTTGTAATACGTAAGCTTATTGAGCGTGGTATTGTAAAAACTGTAAAATCTGCAAAGAAAATAATAGATAAAAAAGAGCCAGTAGTTTGGGATATCTTGGAAAATGTTCTTAAAGGACATCCAGTACTCCTTAACCGTGCTCCTACGCTTCACCGTTTAGGTATACAGGCATTTCAGCCTAAACTTATCGAAGGTAAAGCGATACAATTACACCCATTAGTTTGTACGGCATTTAACGCCGATTTTGATGGGGATCAAATGGCAGTACACTTACCGTTAGGGCCAGAAGCTATTCTTGAGGCGCAACTATTAATGCTTGCTTCTCACAATATTTTAAACCCTGCAAACGGTGCACCGGTAGCAGTACCTTCTCAGGATATGGTTTTAGGTCTTTACTATATGACAAAGGCCAGAAAATCGACTCCAGAATTTCATGTTAAGGGTGAAGGAATTACTTTTTATTCTGCAGAGGAGGTAAATATCGCTTATAACGAGAAAAGAGTAGACATTAATGCTATCATAAAGGTAAGAGCATTAGATTTTAACGAGAATAAAGAATTAGTATATCAAGTAATTGAGACTACTGTAGGACGTGTACTTTTTAACGAAGCTGTACCAAAAGAAGCTGGTTATATTAATGAAGTACTAACTAAGAAGTCACTACGTGATATTATTGGTGGTATTTTAAAAGTAACTAGTGTACCAGCTACGGCTGCATTCCTTGACCGTATCAAAACGATGGGTTATGGTTTTGCATTCCGTGGAGGGTTATCTTTCTCACTCGGGGATATCATTATTCCAGCTGAGAAACAATCTATGATTGACGAAGCTAATGAGCAAGTAGAAGGTATTACAGGATCTTATAACATGGGTCTTATTACTAATACAGAACGTTATAACCAAGTTATTGATGTATGGACATCAACTAACGCGACACTTACAGAGCTTTCTATGAAGCGTATACGTGAGGATCAGCAAGGATTTAACTCGGTATATATGATGCTTGACTCTGGAGCACGTGGATCTAAAGAGCAAATACGTCAGCTTACAGGTATGCGTGGTCTAATGGCAAAACCTAAGAAGTCTAACGATGGAGGTGGAGCTATTATTGAAAACCCGATTCTTTCTAACTTTAAAGAAGGTTTATCAATTCTTGAGTACTTTATTTCTACGCACGGTGCGCGTAAAGGACTTGCAGATACCGCTCTTAAAACGGCAGATGCAGGATACCTAACACGTCGTCTTGTAGATGTATCGCAAGATGTTATTATAAACAGTACAGATTGTGGTACGTTAAGAGGTGTAGAAGTAGCTGCTCTTAAGAAAAATGAAGAAGTAATAGAGAAATTAAGCGCACGTATCGTGGGTCGTACTTCTCTTAATGACGTTATCAACCCTCTTACAAATGAAGTAATTGTTGAAGCTGGTGTGGAGATTACAGATGATCTAGCAGATTTAATTGGACAAGCGCCTATTGAAACTGTAGAAGTTCGTTCTGCACTTACGTGTGAGGCTAAGAAAGGAATTTGTGTAAAATGTTACGGTCGTAACCTAGCTACCAACAAAACGGTACAAATGGGCGAAGCTGTAGGAGTTGTTGCAGCACAGTCTATTGGAGAGCCAGGAACTCAGCTTACACTACGTACCTTCCACGTTGGAGGGGTAGCAGGAGGTGTGTCTGAGGATAACTCTGTGACTGCAAAGTTTGATGGAAAACTTGAAATTGAAGATCTCAAAACTGTAATGGGAGAAGACAATGAAGGAAACCCAGCAGAGATTGTAATTTCAAGAACATCTGAAGCTAAAGTTACAGATCCTAAGACAGGAATAACACTTAGTACAAATACAATTCCTTACGGTTCTCAACTTTTTACTAAATCTGGTAAAGTTAAGGCGGGAGAGGTTATCTGTAAGTGGGATCCATTTAACGGAGTTGTAATTTCAGAATTTGCAGGAAAAATTAAGTTCGAAGATATTGACCTTGGTGTTACATATCGTGTAGAAACTGATGAGCAAACTGGTTTCCAAGAAAAAGTTATTTCAGAATCTAGAGATAAAAAGAAGATACCAACATTAATCATAGAAGACAGCAAAGGGAATGCACTGCGTTCTTACAACCTACCAGTTGGCGCTCACTTAATGATTGATGACGGTGATAAGATAAAAGAAGGTAAGATTCTTGTAAAAATACCTCGTAAGTCTGCAAAGGCTGGTGATATTACAGGAGGTCTTCCGCGTGTAACAGAACTTTTTGAAGCTCGTAACCCATCTAACCCAGCAGTAGTTTCTGAGATAGACGGTGTGGTTTCGTTCGGAAAAATTAAGCGTGGTAACCGTGAGATTATTGTTGAGTCTAAACTTGGTGAAGTGAAAAAATACTTAGTGAAGCTATCTAATCAAATTCTTGTACAAGAAAATGATTATGTACGTGCCGGTATGCCACTTTCTGATGGTTCTGTTACTCCTAACGACATTCTTAATATTAAAGGGCCATCTGCTGTACAGCAGTATCTCGTAAACGAAGTACAGGAAGTATATCGTCTACAAGGGGTTAAGATTAATGACAAGCACTTTGAAGTAGTAGTACGACAGATGATGCGTAAAGTTCGAATTCAAGATCCAGGAGATACGATCTTCCTAGAAAACCAATTGGTTCATAAGGATGACTTTATCGAGGAGAATGATGGATTGTACGGTAAGAAGGTAGTAGAAGACGCCGGAGATTCAGAAACGCTCAAAGCTGGTCAACTAGTAACTCCTCGTGAGTTGCGCGATGAGAACTCATTACTAAGAAGAGAGGATAAAAATCAAGTTACGGCTAGAGAAGTATCTCAAGCAACAGCTTCACCTGTACTTCAGGGTATTACGAGGGCATCGCTACAGACGAAGTCATTTATCTCTGCAGCATCCTTCCAAGAGACAACAAAAGTATTGAACGAAGCAGCTGTAGCTGGTAAGGTTGATATGCTAGAAGGCCTTAAGGAGAATGTAATTGTAGGTCACAAGATACCAGCTGGTACTGGTATGCGTCGTTATGATGATATTCTAGTAGGAAGCAAGGAAGATCTTGAAAATATGATGGCAGAAAAGCAAGAGGTTAACTATAACTAA
- the rpoB gene encoding DNA-directed RNA polymerase subunit beta, with translation MMQDAKQGERISFSSVKNRPDYPDFLDIQVKSFQDFFQLETKSDERGDEGLYNTFLENFPITDTRNNFVLEFLDYFVDPPRYSIQECIERGLTYSVPLKARLKLYCTDEEHEDFETIVQDVYLGTIPYMTPSGTFVINGAERVVVSQLHRSPGVFFGQSFHANGTKLYSARVIPFKGSWIEFATDINSVMYAYIDRKKKLPVTTLFRAIGFERDKDILEIFDLAEEVKVSKTGLKKYLGRKLAARVLNTWHEDFVDEDTGEVVSIERNEIVLDRDTVLEKEHVEEILEAGAKTILLHKEDNQQADYAIIHNTLQKDPTNSEKEAVEHIYRQLRNAEPPDEETARGIIDKLFFSDQRYNLGEVGRYRMNKKLGLDIEMDKQVLTKLDIITIIKYLIELINAKAEIDDIDHLSNRRVRTVGEQLSAQFGVGLARMARTIRERMNVRDNEVFTPIDLINAKTLSSVINSFFGTNQLSQFMDQTNPLAEITHKRRLSALGPGGLSRERAGFEVRDVHYTHYGRLCPIETPEGPNIGLISSLSVYAKVNNMGFIETPYRKVENGKIDLKSEPQYLSAEEEEGKLIAQANNPMTDDGAITDEKVIARMEGDFPVVDPDTVHYADVSPNQIASISASLIPFLEHDDANRALMGSNMMRQAVPLIMADAPIVGTGLERQVATDSRVLINAEGEGTVEYVDANMITIKYDRTDDERLVSFDDDNKSYNLIKFRKTNQGTNINLKPIVKVGDRVSKGQVLCQGYATEKGELALGRNMKVAFMPWKGYNFEDAIVISEKVVRDDIFTSIHVDEYSLDVRDTKLGNEELTNDIPNVSEEATKDLDEHGMIRIGAEVKPGDILIGKITPKGESDPTPEEKLLRAIFGDKAGDVKDASLKASPSLHGVVINKKLFARAIKDKRKRAKDKEDIAVLEDQYDVKFDDLQAVLIEKLFKLVNGKTAQGVMNDLGEEVLPKGKKFTLKMLNSVDDYTHLTQGTWTTDNATNALVADLLHNYKIKENDLQGNLRREKFTISVGDELPAGIIKLAKVYIAKKRKLKVGDKMAGRHGNKGIVARIVRQEDMPFLEDGTPVDIVLNPLGVPSRMNIGQIYETVLGWAGQKLGRTYATPIFDGATLDQINALTDEAGIPRFGHTYLYDGGTGDRFDQPATVGVIYMLKLGHMVDDKMHARSIGPYSLITQQPLGGKAQFGGQRFGEMEVWALEAYGASATLREILTVKSDDVIGRAKTYESIVKGEPMPEPGLPESFNVLMHELKGLGLDIRLEDK, from the coding sequence ATGATGCAAGATGCAAAACAAGGAGAAAGAATCAGTTTCTCATCGGTAAAGAATAGACCTGACTATCCAGACTTTTTGGATATTCAAGTAAAGTCTTTCCAAGATTTTTTCCAACTGGAAACCAAATCTGATGAGAGAGGTGATGAGGGTCTTTACAATACTTTTTTAGAGAACTTCCCAATTACAGACACTCGTAACAATTTTGTACTCGAGTTTTTAGATTATTTTGTAGACCCACCAAGATATTCTATACAAGAGTGTATAGAACGTGGTCTTACCTATAGTGTGCCTTTAAAAGCACGTCTAAAATTATACTGTACTGACGAAGAACACGAAGATTTTGAAACAATAGTTCAAGATGTATATCTTGGAACAATCCCATATATGACTCCTAGTGGTACATTTGTGATCAACGGCGCAGAGCGTGTTGTTGTATCTCAATTACACCGTTCTCCAGGGGTATTCTTTGGACAATCGTTCCACGCAAATGGAACAAAATTATATTCTGCTCGTGTGATCCCATTTAAAGGATCATGGATAGAATTTGCTACCGATATAAATAGTGTAATGTATGCTTATATCGATCGTAAGAAAAAATTACCAGTTACTACGCTTTTCCGTGCTATAGGTTTTGAAAGAGACAAAGATATTCTTGAGATCTTTGATCTAGCAGAGGAAGTAAAAGTATCAAAAACTGGACTTAAAAAATATCTTGGTCGTAAACTTGCTGCTCGTGTTCTTAATACATGGCATGAAGATTTTGTAGATGAAGATACAGGTGAAGTTGTATCTATTGAGCGTAATGAAATTGTGCTTGATCGTGATACTGTTTTAGAAAAAGAGCATGTAGAAGAAATTCTTGAGGCAGGCGCTAAAACTATCTTACTTCATAAAGAAGATAATCAGCAGGCAGATTATGCGATTATCCACAACACGTTACAAAAAGATCCAACAAACTCTGAAAAAGAGGCTGTTGAACATATTTATAGACAACTACGTAATGCTGAGCCGCCAGATGAGGAAACAGCACGTGGTATCATCGATAAGTTATTCTTCTCAGACCAACGCTATAACTTAGGTGAAGTAGGTCGTTATAGAATGAATAAAAAATTAGGTCTTGATATCGAGATGGATAAGCAAGTGCTTACAAAACTTGATATCATTACTATCATTAAGTATTTAATAGAGCTGATCAATGCAAAGGCAGAGATTGATGATATTGATCACTTATCAAATCGTCGTGTACGTACTGTAGGAGAGCAACTTTCTGCACAGTTTGGTGTAGGACTTGCACGTATGGCTCGTACCATACGTGAGCGTATGAATGTGCGTGACAATGAGGTTTTTACACCTATTGATTTGATTAACGCAAAGACGTTGTCTTCTGTGATTAATTCTTTCTTTGGTACAAATCAGTTGTCTCAATTCATGGACCAGACTAATCCACTTGCAGAAATTACGCATAAGCGTCGTCTTTCTGCTCTTGGACCTGGAGGTTTATCTCGTGAGCGTGCTGGTTTTGAGGTGCGAGATGTACACTATACACATTACGGTAGACTTTGTCCTATTGAAACACCAGAAGGTCCAAATATTGGACTTATTTCTTCACTTTCTGTATATGCAAAAGTGAATAATATGGGATTCATTGAGACTCCATACCGTAAAGTAGAAAATGGTAAGATAGATTTAAAATCTGAACCGCAATATTTAAGTGCAGAGGAGGAAGAAGGTAAGTTGATTGCACAAGCAAACAATCCAATGACGGATGACGGAGCTATTACTGACGAAAAAGTAATTGCTCGTATGGAAGGTGATTTTCCTGTTGTAGATCCAGATACGGTTCATTATGCAGATGTTTCTCCTAATCAAATTGCATCTATTTCTGCATCATTGATTCCTTTCTTGGAACATGATGATGCAAACCGTGCATTGATGGGATCAAACATGATGCGCCAGGCAGTACCACTTATTATGGCAGATGCTCCTATTGTAGGAACAGGTCTCGAGCGTCAAGTGGCTACAGATTCAAGAGTTCTTATCAACGCAGAAGGTGAAGGTACCGTTGAGTATGTAGATGCAAATATGATCACGATTAAGTATGATCGTACAGATGATGAGCGTCTAGTAAGTTTTGATGATGATAATAAGTCTTATAACCTTATTAAATTCCGTAAAACGAATCAAGGGACAAATATCAATTTGAAGCCTATTGTTAAGGTAGGTGATAGAGTTTCTAAAGGTCAAGTTTTATGTCAAGGGTATGCTACTGAAAAAGGTGAGCTTGCACTTGGACGTAATATGAAGGTAGCCTTCATGCCTTGGAAAGGATACAACTTTGAGGATGCGATTGTAATCTCAGAGAAAGTTGTACGTGATGATATATTTACTTCTATTCACGTAGATGAATATTCGCTAGATGTACGTGATACAAAACTTGGAAATGAAGAGTTAACTAATGATATTCCTAACGTTTCTGAAGAGGCTACAAAAGACCTTGACGAGCATGGAATGATCCGTATTGGTGCAGAAGTAAAACCTGGAGATATATTAATAGGTAAGATTACTCCTAAAGGAGAGTCAGATCCTACTCCAGAAGAAAAACTTCTTCGTGCGATATTTGGTGACAAAGCAGGAGATGTAAAAGATGCTTCTCTTAAAGCGTCTCCATCTTTACACGGTGTCGTTATAAATAAGAAATTATTTGCACGTGCTATTAAGGACAAACGTAAGAGAGCTAAGGATAAAGAGGATATAGCAGTACTAGAAGATCAGTACGATGTGAAGTTTGACGATCTACAAGCAGTTTTAATTGAAAAATTATTCAAACTTGTAAATGGTAAGACTGCTCAAGGTGTTATGAATGATCTAGGTGAAGAAGTTCTTCCTAAAGGAAAGAAATTCACGCTTAAGATGCTTAATTCTGTAGACGATTATACACACCTCACGCAAGGTACTTGGACTACAGACAATGCAACTAATGCATTGGTTGCAGATCTTTTACACAATTACAAGATTAAAGAAAACGATCTACAAGGAAACTTACGTCGTGAGAAATTTACAATTTCGGTAGGAGATGAGTTACCAGCTGGTATCATCAAACTTGCTAAAGTGTACATTGCTAAAAAACGTAAGCTTAAAGTAGGAGATAAGATGGCAGGACGTCACGGTAACAAAGGTATTGTTGCCCGTATCGTTCGTCAAGAGGATATGCCGTTCCTAGAGGATGGAACTCCAGTAGACATCGTATTGAATCCACTAGGGGTACCATCACGTATGAACATTGGTCAGATTTATGAGACCGTTCTTGGTTGGGCAGGTCAAAAACTAGGTCGCACCTATGCTACACCTATTTTTGATGGAGCGACACTAGATCAAATTAATGCGCTTACAGATGAGGCAGGGATTCCACGATTCGGACATACCTATTTATATGATGGTGGAACAGGAGATCGTTTTGATCAACCAGCAACCGTAGGAGTTATTTACATGCTAAAATTAGGGCACATGGTAGACGATAAGATGCACGCGCGTTCTATCGGGCCATACTCACTTATTACGCAACAACCTCTTGGAGGTAAAGCGCAATTTGGAGGTCAGCGTTTTGGTGAGATGGAGGTTTGGGCTCTTGAGGCATATGGAGCTTCGGCGACATTGCGTGAGATCTTAACCGTAAAATCTGATGACGTAATCGGTCGTGCTAAGACGTATGAAAGTATCGTAAAAGGAGAGCCTATGCCTGAGCCAGGTCTTCCAGAATCTTTCAACGTATTGATGCATGAACTTAAAGGACTCGGACTAGACATTCGTCTAGAAGACAAGTAA